A window of Christiangramia forsetii KT0803 contains these coding sequences:
- a CDS encoding glycoside hydrolase family 2, with protein sequence MKLLKYLAFLLFFIATKTEAQRLVKTINSGWEFHLENSEEIKKINIPHTWNAKDAFIDNKEYFRGTGIYEKQLVVPDHWNKKAVFIRFEGANQKTSLFINDKLAGTHIGGYTAFVFEITKFLNAGSANSIRIEVDNSHNPDIPPLEADFNFYGGIYRDLELIITGKSHFQLEGEAAGNLLIKTPEVNKENAKVVFNGQVANFNQNLDLKIQITDPSGNKVSAYDKTLTTEEFSIDFSIENPELWSPDHPELYTLEANLIDSASGETLDSYSSKFGCRWFKADPEKGFLLNGKPIKLIGANRHQDFENMGNAVPNAIHRKDYQMIKDMGANFIRTAHYPQDPEVYRICDELGLLVWTEVPVINDVTDSEAYHQNAIDMQREQILQLYNHPSIVFWGYMNEIFIRLVFTGDMSEVDKNAKIKTSVALAKKLEAETKKLDTSRLSVMALHENDLYNTSGIADIPDVIGWNLYFGWYTMGLENLGKFLDEQHKKYPERPILISEYGPGSDSRIQTNDPKPWDYSEAYQLKSHVSYLNQVIERDYMLGMAAWNFADFGSSGRQDSRPYINQKGLVNFNREPKDVYYYYKARLTDKDFVYIAGKNFEHRFIKKDQPVLIKVFSNAEQVELTINDTPGKTSGVIDNIATFSLNLPEGKHLIKAVSGDATFQRHIEVRFRVNLIKDLNKNPITINVGSHSDFIDEETGEIWIADQAFSENNFGYMGGETFQQSENKFQGTAANIKLTAKEPVYQTMRQGLNSYNFEVPEGTYRVSLLMTEPNRAASTNNIYNLGSDQKNFSEETRVFDILINEQMVENDLNLAADYGVLQAVELNYEIVTEENIKIEFRSKSGKTILSGIRLEKL encoded by the coding sequence ATGAAATTGTTGAAATATCTAGCATTCCTCCTATTCTTTATTGCTACAAAAACTGAGGCGCAAAGGTTGGTAAAAACCATCAATTCGGGATGGGAGTTCCATTTAGAGAATTCTGAAGAAATTAAAAAAATAAACATTCCGCATACCTGGAATGCAAAAGATGCTTTTATAGATAATAAAGAGTATTTCCGCGGAACAGGAATTTATGAAAAGCAATTAGTTGTCCCCGACCACTGGAATAAAAAAGCTGTTTTTATAAGATTTGAAGGAGCCAATCAAAAAACCAGTCTTTTTATAAATGATAAACTAGCCGGAACACATATTGGTGGTTATACCGCTTTTGTTTTTGAAATCACCAAATTTCTAAATGCTGGCAGTGCGAATTCTATCCGTATCGAAGTTGATAATAGTCATAATCCTGATATCCCTCCTTTGGAAGCCGATTTCAATTTTTACGGCGGAATATATCGCGATTTGGAATTAATTATTACCGGGAAAAGCCATTTTCAATTAGAAGGTGAGGCGGCCGGAAATCTACTTATTAAGACTCCTGAAGTCAATAAAGAAAACGCAAAAGTGGTATTTAATGGACAGGTTGCGAATTTTAATCAAAATTTAGACCTGAAAATTCAAATTACCGATCCTTCCGGTAATAAGGTTTCAGCTTATGATAAAACGCTAACCACCGAAGAATTTTCCATAGATTTCAGCATAGAAAATCCAGAATTATGGTCTCCAGATCATCCAGAACTTTACACTTTAGAGGCTAATCTCATAGATTCCGCATCGGGTGAAACACTGGATTCTTATTCTTCAAAATTTGGTTGCCGCTGGTTTAAAGCCGATCCTGAAAAAGGTTTTTTACTAAATGGAAAACCCATAAAACTTATTGGAGCCAATCGGCACCAGGATTTTGAAAATATGGGAAATGCTGTTCCTAATGCTATCCATCGAAAAGATTATCAGATGATAAAGGACATGGGTGCTAATTTTATAAGAACCGCCCACTATCCCCAGGATCCTGAAGTTTACCGTATTTGTGATGAACTTGGATTGCTCGTCTGGACAGAAGTTCCCGTAATAAATGATGTTACAGATTCTGAAGCATATCATCAAAACGCAATCGATATGCAGCGAGAGCAAATCCTACAACTCTACAACCACCCTTCCATCGTTTTCTGGGGATATATGAATGAAATTTTTATCAGACTTGTTTTTACTGGCGATATGAGTGAAGTAGATAAAAATGCAAAAATTAAAACCAGTGTTGCACTGGCAAAAAAACTGGAGGCCGAAACAAAAAAGCTGGATACTTCCAGATTAAGTGTAATGGCATTACATGAAAATGATCTTTATAACACTTCCGGCATTGCAGATATTCCCGATGTTATTGGCTGGAATCTTTATTTTGGATGGTATACCATGGGCCTTGAAAACCTTGGGAAATTCCTTGATGAACAACATAAGAAGTATCCTGAAAGACCGATTCTCATTTCAGAATATGGCCCTGGAAGTGATTCCAGAATCCAAACCAACGATCCAAAACCCTGGGATTATAGTGAAGCTTATCAGTTAAAGAGCCATGTGAGTTATTTAAATCAGGTTATTGAAAGAGATTATATGTTAGGAATGGCCGCATGGAATTTTGCCGATTTTGGTTCTTCGGGAAGGCAGGATAGCCGGCCGTATATAAATCAGAAAGGACTGGTGAATTTTAACCGGGAACCTAAAGATGTCTATTACTATTACAAAGCCAGGTTGACAGATAAAGACTTTGTATATATCGCCGGAAAAAATTTTGAGCACAGATTTATCAAAAAAGATCAGCCTGTTCTTATCAAAGTTTTTTCAAATGCTGAACAAGTTGAATTGACGATTAATGATACGCCAGGGAAAACCTCGGGAGTTATAGATAACATTGCCACTTTCAGCCTAAACCTGCCAGAAGGAAAGCATTTAATAAAAGCAGTTTCAGGAGATGCAACATTTCAGAGACATATTGAAGTAAGGTTCCGTGTAAACCTCATCAAGGATTTGAACAAAAATCCCATTACCATAAATGTAGGAAGCCATAGCGATTTTATTGATGAAGAAACCGGCGAGATCTGGATAGCTGACCAGGCATTTTCAGAAAATAATTTTGGATATATGGGAGGAGAAACGTTTCAACAATCCGAAAATAAATTCCAGGGAACTGCTGCAAATATCAAGCTGACTGCAAAAGAACCTGTTTATCAAACTATGAGACAAGGTCTAAACTCCTATAATTTTGAAGTGCCAGAAGGAACGTATAGAGTTTCATTGCTTATGACAGAACCAAATAGAGCTGCCTCCACTAATAATATTTACAACCTTGGATCTGACCAGAAAAACTTTTCAGAAGAGACAAGGGTTTTTGATATTTTGATAAATGAGCAGATGGTAGAAAATGACCTGAATCTCGCTGCAGATTATGGAGTTCTACAGGCGGTGGAACTTAATTACGAAATAGTCACTGAGGAAAATATAAAGATTGAATTCAGGAGTAAATCTGGCAAAACAATCCTTTCCGGAATTCGACTGGAGAAGCTATAA
- a CDS encoding PHP domain-containing protein: protein MNKYFKILSLVLAIFSFSTTTAQESKWYKGNLHTHSYWSDGDEFPEMIMEWYKDHDYQFVALSDHNIIAEGVKAKIIPQEKIYQKAFKKYLKKYGKDWINYRETTKGIQVQLKTLKEFKPLFEEPEKFMIFKAEEVTSYLDDKAVHMGAINIENVIEPQKGATIVELIQNNLDAIKEHEKKIGRPVLQHLNHPNFTYAITAEDIKQINGERFFEVFNGHPYVNNYGDSIHDSTEEMWDQVNIAYHSMKKPLLLGIATDDSHHYHKFGSKWSNAGRGWVVVKSETLHPTNIIEAMERGDFYASTGVELLELKFENNKLSIEVQAENNVNYDIQFIGVKKGSTKSEIFQSINGAKASYELPEDVIFVRAKIVSDKEKENPYQKGDTEVAWTQPVSKKQP from the coding sequence ATGAATAAATATTTCAAAATATTAAGCCTGGTTCTGGCAATTTTCAGCTTTTCAACAACCACTGCCCAGGAAAGTAAGTGGTATAAGGGAAACCTACACACACATTCTTACTGGAGTGACGGGGACGAGTTTCCAGAAATGATCATGGAATGGTACAAAGATCATGACTACCAATTTGTAGCATTATCAGACCATAATATTATTGCTGAAGGAGTAAAAGCTAAGATAATTCCGCAGGAGAAGATCTATCAGAAAGCCTTTAAAAAATACCTGAAAAAATATGGAAAAGACTGGATAAATTATCGAGAAACAACCAAGGGTATTCAGGTTCAGTTAAAAACCCTGAAAGAGTTCAAACCACTTTTCGAAGAGCCTGAAAAATTTATGATTTTCAAGGCAGAAGAAGTTACTTCTTATCTGGATGATAAAGCGGTACATATGGGAGCGATTAATATTGAGAATGTTATAGAACCACAAAAAGGCGCTACCATTGTCGAACTTATTCAGAATAATCTTGATGCTATAAAAGAGCATGAAAAGAAAATAGGCCGGCCGGTGTTGCAGCATCTTAACCATCCCAATTTCACCTATGCTATTACTGCCGAAGACATCAAACAAATTAATGGCGAGCGTTTTTTTGAAGTTTTTAATGGTCATCCATATGTAAATAATTACGGAGATAGTATTCATGACAGTACAGAGGAAATGTGGGATCAGGTAAATATTGCCTATCATTCTATGAAAAAACCTTTATTACTTGGAATTGCTACAGATGACAGCCATCATTACCACAAATTCGGATCAAAATGGAGTAATGCCGGAAGGGGCTGGGTGGTGGTAAAGTCCGAAACCCTCCATCCAACAAATATTATCGAGGCTATGGAAAGAGGAGATTTCTATGCCAGTACAGGCGTTGAACTTTTAGAATTAAAATTCGAGAATAACAAGCTTAGTATTGAAGTTCAGGCAGAAAATAATGTGAATTATGATATTCAGTTCATCGGAGTAAAAAAAGGTTCAACTAAAAGCGAAATATTTCAATCTATAAATGGAGCAAAAGCCTCTTATGAATTACCGGAAGACGTGATATTTGTAAGAGCAAAGATTGTCTCAGATAAGGAAAAAGAGAACCCATATCAAAAGGGAGATACTGAAGTAGCCTGGACACAACCTGTATCAAAAAAACAACCATGA
- a CDS encoding prolyl oligopeptidase family serine peptidase, translated as MKNRLKYLLITFGSILLLLPLTLKAQTKDDFKKEHFIFENDTLNYRILYPKNFSEEEEEYPVVLVLHGAGERGDDNEAQLVHGSDLFLKAENREKFGSIVIFPQAPKEDYWAKVEVKRDTMPFQFDFKNKEKPTKSLNLVMKLMDSLVAEEFVNEKQVYVGGLSMGGMGTYEILYKRPDMFAAAFAICGGANPEIASEYQDGLNIWIFHGEKDDVVPPELSKDMARDINHHGGNAKLSLYPNDNHNSWDSAFAEPYLLPWLFSIQKQ; from the coding sequence ATGAAAAATAGATTGAAATATTTACTGATAACTTTTGGATCAATATTGTTATTGTTGCCTTTAACATTGAAGGCTCAGACAAAAGATGACTTTAAAAAAGAGCATTTTATTTTTGAAAATGATACGCTCAACTACAGAATTCTTTATCCAAAGAATTTTTCTGAAGAAGAAGAAGAGTATCCTGTTGTACTTGTTTTACATGGTGCGGGAGAAAGAGGAGATGATAATGAAGCTCAATTAGTGCACGGGAGTGATCTGTTTCTGAAAGCTGAAAATCGTGAAAAATTTGGGTCAATTGTAATATTTCCTCAGGCACCTAAAGAAGATTACTGGGCAAAGGTAGAAGTGAAAAGGGATACCATGCCATTTCAATTTGATTTCAAGAATAAAGAGAAGCCTACTAAATCATTAAATCTGGTAATGAAATTAATGGATTCTCTGGTTGCTGAAGAATTCGTGAATGAAAAACAGGTCTATGTTGGCGGACTTTCAATGGGCGGAATGGGAACTTACGAGATACTCTATAAAAGACCTGATATGTTCGCGGCGGCTTTTGCTATTTGCGGCGGGGCAAATCCAGAGATCGCTTCAGAATACCAGGATGGTTTAAATATTTGGATTTTTCATGGTGAAAAAGACGATGTAGTGCCACCAGAACTATCAAAAGATATGGCAAGAGACATAAATCATCATGGAGGTAACGCGAAATTATCTCTATATCCTAATGATAACCACAATAGCTGGGATTCAGCATTTGCTGAACCTTATTTGTTACCATGGTTATTTTCAATACAAAAGCAATAA
- a CDS encoding family 43 glycosylhydrolase — protein sequence MKFTKLIIFSFFLFSITIHSQEAVPETYINPLDIDYTYMVYNSSKNISYRSGADPAVIEFRGEYFMFVTRSFGYWHSKDLINWEFIKPEKWFFEGSNAPTAFNYKDSLVYFAGDPAGYGSILYTDDPKNGKWQPTASISNNIQDSELFIDDDGKTYLYWGSSNVHPLKVKMLDKDDRFLETGVQKELINLVEEEHGWERFGENNFHPTLKEGYMEGASMTKHDGKYYLQYAAPGTQFNVYADAAYVGETPLGPFKYMKNNPVSFKPGGFTNGAGHGVTMKQTNGQYWHFATMALASNSHWERRLAMFPTYFDQEGLMYTDTSYGDYPLFGPDHPTKAGQHSGWMLLSYKGETTVSSSQMQVRKSTSTDGEFDITEMPLKKNSAGEIISEVLTDESPKSFWVAEANDEKQWVKIEMPAPGNIYAFQLNFHDEESGIYTRTEGLKHRFTLEVSEDGNNWEPVVDRSKSYEDAPNAYITLNQPVKAKYVRYKNVKVPGKNLALSEIRVFGKGLGKKPAKVKGFEVSHEDDRRNASFSWQPVKGAQGYNIRWGIAPDKLYHSWLIYDKNEHFMRNLDRDTQYYFSIEAFNENGISERTETILVK from the coding sequence ATGAAATTTACTAAGCTTATCATATTTTCCTTTTTCCTTTTTAGTATAACCATTCATTCACAGGAAGCAGTTCCGGAAACCTATATTAATCCACTGGATATAGATTATACTTATATGGTATATAATTCCAGTAAGAATATTTCCTATCGTTCTGGAGCCGATCCGGCGGTAATAGAGTTTCGTGGGGAATATTTTATGTTTGTTACCCGATCTTTTGGATACTGGCATTCTAAAGATCTTATCAACTGGGAGTTCATTAAACCTGAAAAATGGTTTTTTGAAGGTTCCAATGCGCCAACTGCTTTCAATTATAAAGATTCCCTGGTGTACTTTGCGGGTGATCCTGCAGGTTACGGGAGTATTCTTTATACCGATGATCCGAAAAATGGAAAATGGCAACCAACAGCTTCGATTTCTAATAATATCCAGGATTCGGAATTATTCATCGACGATGATGGTAAGACTTATCTATATTGGGGCTCTTCGAACGTACATCCATTAAAGGTAAAGATGCTTGATAAGGATGATCGTTTTCTTGAAACAGGCGTCCAAAAAGAACTGATTAACCTGGTGGAGGAGGAGCACGGCTGGGAACGTTTTGGTGAAAATAACTTCCATCCCACCTTAAAGGAGGGATATATGGAAGGTGCTTCGATGACCAAACATGATGGTAAGTACTATTTGCAATATGCTGCGCCCGGTACACAATTTAATGTATATGCCGATGCTGCTTATGTTGGAGAAACTCCGCTTGGTCCTTTTAAATACATGAAAAATAATCCTGTGAGTTTTAAACCGGGTGGTTTTACCAATGGTGCAGGCCATGGGGTAACCATGAAACAAACCAATGGCCAGTACTGGCATTTTGCCACGATGGCTCTGGCTTCCAATTCTCACTGGGAACGCCGTCTGGCAATGTTTCCCACCTATTTTGATCAGGAGGGTTTAATGTATACAGATACCAGTTATGGCGATTATCCGTTGTTCGGGCCAGATCATCCAACAAAAGCTGGCCAGCATAGCGGCTGGATGCTACTTTCTTACAAAGGAGAAACAACAGTTTCCTCTTCGCAAATGCAGGTTAGAAAAAGTACTTCCACTGATGGGGAATTTGACATCACTGAAATGCCTCTGAAGAAAAACAGTGCAGGTGAAATTATTTCGGAAGTCTTAACCGATGAAAGTCCAAAATCATTTTGGGTTGCTGAAGCCAATGATGAGAAACAATGGGTGAAGATTGAAATGCCTGCACCCGGAAATATATATGCTTTTCAATTGAATTTTCATGATGAAGAATCAGGAATCTATACCCGAACTGAAGGTTTAAAACATCGTTTTACACTGGAAGTTTCAGAAGATGGAAATAATTGGGAACCTGTGGTAGACCGAAGCAAAAGTTATGAAGATGCACCCAATGCTTATATCACCCTGAATCAACCAGTAAAAGCTAAATACGTTCGCTACAAGAACGTAAAAGTTCCCGGGAAGAACCTGGCATTATCTGAAATCAGGGTGTTTGGGAAAGGTTTAGGCAAGAAGCCTGCGAAGGTTAAAGGCTTTGAGGTTTCACATGAAGATGATCGTAGAAATGCCTCTTTTTCCTGGCAGCCGGTAAAGGGTGCTCAGGGTTACAATATTCGCTGGGGGATCGCTCCAGATAAACTGTATCATTCCTGGTTAATCTACGATAAAAATGAACATTTTATGCGTAACCTGGATCGTGATACCCAGTATTACTTCAGTATTGAAGCCTTCAATGAAAATGGTATTTCAGAAAGAACGGAGACGATATTAGTCAAATAA
- a CDS encoding alpha/beta hydrolase — MKRILYFFFFILIFQSAEAQEKYIDSLYKVQKVQTEIYAEKDSEKLIIDLYQPLNSEKERPLIIFMHGGGFAGGNPKNPQEVKFAKLAASRGYAVGLISYRLVRKGEKNGFGCDFEASGKIKTFQFAADDFMDAVKFMKDNAEKFNIDSDKIIVGGSSAGAEGVLNAVYNPDLMFDNSEKYSDVKISAVISLAGAIADVRYLNKKQAIPGIFFHGTDDNLVPYATAPHHYCENAAPGYLILDGSKTIVEKLEELNSSYLFYSFQDARHEISGMPFEYLPDVFKFLKQVVFEKNKIQSSIYK; from the coding sequence ATGAAACGAATTTTATATTTCTTTTTTTTCATACTTATCTTTCAAAGTGCTGAAGCTCAGGAAAAATACATAGACAGTCTTTATAAGGTTCAAAAAGTTCAGACGGAAATTTATGCCGAAAAAGACAGTGAAAAACTGATCATTGACTTATATCAACCTTTAAATTCAGAAAAAGAAAGACCTCTGATCATCTTTATGCATGGTGGCGGATTTGCAGGAGGTAACCCAAAAAATCCTCAGGAAGTGAAATTTGCGAAACTGGCGGCCTCCAGAGGTTATGCCGTTGGACTTATATCCTATCGGCTTGTTAGAAAAGGAGAGAAAAATGGCTTTGGATGTGATTTTGAAGCTTCGGGAAAAATAAAAACTTTTCAATTTGCTGCGGATGATTTTATGGATGCTGTGAAATTCATGAAAGACAATGCTGAAAAGTTCAATATTGATTCGGATAAAATAATCGTGGGTGGAAGTAGCGCTGGTGCTGAAGGCGTTTTAAATGCAGTCTATAATCCAGACCTCATGTTCGATAATTCTGAAAAATATTCAGATGTTAAGATTTCTGCTGTGATTTCATTGGCCGGGGCTATCGCAGATGTGAGATATTTGAATAAAAAACAGGCAATTCCCGGAATCTTTTTTCATGGCACCGATGATAACCTGGTGCCCTATGCAACGGCGCCACACCATTACTGCGAAAACGCTGCACCGGGATATCTCATTCTGGACGGCTCTAAAACTATCGTTGAGAAACTTGAAGAACTTAATTCTTCCTACCTATTCTACAGTTTTCAGGATGCACGTCATGAGATCTCAGGAATGCCTTTTGAGTACTTACCAGATGTATTTAAATTCCTGAAACAGGTAGTTTTTGAAAAGAATAAAATTCAATCAAGCATATATAAATGA
- the bglX gene encoding beta-glucosidase BglX: protein MKRTYLSIFCIAFMGISFLSAQEKIPQVEKLLAKMTLEEKIGQLNLLTPGGGIATGSVVSEDVETKIKAGNVGGVFGVSSPDKVRQAQDIAVKSSRLGIPLLIGSDIIHGYKTTYPIPLGLSSSWDMELIKNGAQIAAKEATADGINWNFSPMVDIARDPRWGRIAEGAGEDPYLGSQVAIAMVQGYQGEDLTQPNTMMATVKHMALYGAAEAGRDYNSVDMSRLKMFNEYFPPYKAAVDAGVGSVMTSFNDIDGIPASGNKWLLTDLLRERWGFDGFVVSDYTSVNEMIAHGLGDLQAVSALAINAGLDMDMVGEGFLTTLKKSVDEGKVSEEQITIAARRILEAKHKLGLLDDPYRYSDESRPEKDILTEENRSFARKAATRSFVLLKKHENTLPLAKNSNIALIGPLADNKNNMLGTWAPTGDPSLSIPVLEGLKNVAPNATINYAKGANISDDSTFAKKVNVFGPRIQISEESPETLLKEALDLAKKSEMIVAVVGEATEMSGEAASRTDITIPDSQKKLIRELANTGKPVVLVLMSGRPLDISEEMDLPVSILQIWHPGVEAGNAVGDVLFGNYNPSGKLTNSWPRSVGQVPIHYRMKTTGRPEPESGEFQKFKTNYLDSPNSPLLAFGYGLSYTNFEYSDVKASSNELGANATVSLSATVTNTGDFDGEETVQLYIHDKVRSITPPGKELKGFKKIMLKKGESKTVTFEISAEDLKFYNSDLKYVSEPGEFDFFIAGSSDADFKGSFTLKK, encoded by the coding sequence ATGAAGAGAACTTATTTATCGATATTCTGTATAGCTTTTATGGGAATTTCATTCCTGTCGGCACAGGAAAAGATTCCGCAGGTAGAGAAGTTGCTTGCAAAGATGACGCTCGAGGAGAAGATAGGGCAATTAAACTTATTGACGCCCGGAGGTGGTATTGCTACAGGTTCTGTAGTAAGTGAAGATGTAGAAACTAAGATCAAAGCCGGGAATGTAGGAGGAGTATTTGGTGTTTCAAGTCCGGATAAAGTGAGACAGGCACAGGATATTGCGGTCAAGTCTTCACGACTGGGAATTCCGCTTTTAATTGGTTCAGATATTATTCATGGTTATAAGACCACCTATCCAATTCCATTGGGACTTTCTTCCAGCTGGGATATGGAATTGATAAAGAATGGAGCACAAATAGCTGCAAAAGAAGCTACCGCTGATGGGATTAACTGGAACTTTTCACCAATGGTTGATATTGCCAGAGATCCTCGATGGGGTCGTATTGCTGAAGGTGCCGGCGAAGATCCATACTTAGGATCTCAGGTAGCCATAGCGATGGTGCAGGGTTACCAGGGAGAAGATCTAACTCAGCCCAATACTATGATGGCCACGGTGAAACATATGGCTTTATATGGTGCTGCTGAAGCTGGAAGAGATTACAATTCGGTGGATATGAGCCGCCTAAAAATGTTCAATGAATATTTCCCTCCTTATAAAGCAGCCGTAGATGCGGGAGTTGGAAGTGTGATGACTTCTTTTAATGATATTGACGGGATTCCTGCTTCAGGAAATAAGTGGTTGCTAACAGATCTTTTAAGAGAAAGATGGGGCTTTGACGGATTTGTAGTTTCAGATTATACTTCAGTAAACGAAATGATCGCTCATGGATTGGGTGATCTTCAGGCGGTATCAGCTTTGGCAATTAATGCCGGTCTGGATATGGATATGGTTGGGGAAGGTTTCCTTACCACCTTAAAAAAGTCTGTTGATGAAGGTAAAGTTTCCGAAGAGCAGATCACCATTGCAGCTAGAAGAATTCTTGAAGCAAAGCATAAACTAGGGTTGCTTGACGATCCTTATCGTTATTCAGATGAAAGCAGACCAGAAAAAGATATTCTTACTGAAGAGAACAGAAGTTTTGCGAGAAAGGCTGCAACGAGATCATTTGTTCTTTTAAAGAAACATGAAAATACATTGCCGCTTGCTAAAAATTCGAATATCGCCTTGATAGGACCTTTGGCCGACAATAAGAATAATATGCTGGGAACCTGGGCTCCTACAGGAGATCCATCGCTTTCCATTCCTGTTTTAGAAGGTTTAAAGAATGTTGCGCCAAATGCCACTATTAATTATGCAAAAGGAGCAAATATCTCTGATGACAGCACATTTGCTAAAAAAGTGAATGTTTTTGGCCCACGTATACAGATCTCTGAAGAGTCTCCTGAAACCCTACTGAAGGAGGCTCTTGATCTGGCAAAAAAATCTGAAATGATCGTTGCGGTTGTTGGGGAAGCTACCGAAATGAGTGGAGAAGCAGCGAGTAGGACAGATATTACCATTCCAGATTCTCAGAAGAAATTAATTAGAGAACTTGCCAATACCGGAAAACCAGTGGTGCTTGTTCTAATGAGCGGTAGACCCTTGGATATTTCCGAAGAAATGGATCTTCCTGTAAGTATTTTGCAGATCTGGCATCCTGGTGTAGAGGCTGGGAACGCCGTTGGGGACGTTTTATTCGGGAACTATAACCCTTCAGGAAAATTAACCAATAGCTGGCCTAGAAGTGTAGGACAGGTGCCTATTCATTACCGAATGAAAACTACGGGAAGACCGGAGCCTGAAAGTGGAGAGTTTCAGAAATTTAAGACCAATTATCTTGATTCTCCAAATTCCCCGTTACTGGCATTTGGATACGGACTTAGTTATACGAATTTCGAATATAGTGATGTGAAGGCGAGTTCAAACGAACTGGGAGCAAACGCCACTGTGAGTTTGAGCGCTACCGTTACTAATACTGGTGATTTTGATGGAGAGGAAACCGTACAGCTTTATATTCACGATAAAGTGAGAAGTATTACCCCTCCGGGCAAAGAACTGAAAGGTTTTAAAAAGATCATGCTGAAAAAAGGAGAGTCCAAAACTGTGACTTTTGAAATAAGCGCGGAAGATCTTAAATTTTATAATTCAGATTTAAAATATGTTTCTGAACCTGGTGAATTTGACTTCTTTATTGCAGGATCTTCAGATGCTGATTTTAAAGGTTCTTTTACCTTGAAAAAATAA
- a CDS encoding glucoamylase family protein: MYNKSLLILALSVSVLTGCKNDKKDSENSKVEKTSNEDQLSEEALLDTVQRQTLKYFWDYAEPNSGMARERFHPDGEYPKNDAHVVTTGGSGFGLMGIVAGIERDFIPRDSAVARLDKIADFLKATPRFHGAWSHWINGETGDVQAFGEKDNGGDIVETSFLAQGFIVVREYLKNGSEAEKAVANKYDELWKGIEWDWYTNNKDGIYWHWSPDYEWEMDFKIEGYNECLITYVMAASSPAHVIDPEVYHNGWARSGNITTDVESYGLPLILKHNTRGDKGGPLFWAHYSYLGLDPNGLSDKYANYWDLNVNHTLINYEYAQENPKNFKTYSPQSWGLTASYTRNENDGIGYTAHSPDTDKGVVSPTAAISSIPYTPEKSLAAMRYFYTDLNDLLWGPAGFYDAFSLEGEKWVAPKYLAIDQGPMVVMIENYRSGLIWDLFMGAPEIQNGLKNLGFTYEK, encoded by the coding sequence ATGTATAATAAATCATTATTAATACTGGCACTCTCTGTTTCCGTTCTCACAGGTTGTAAGAATGATAAGAAAGATTCTGAAAATTCTAAAGTAGAAAAAACTTCTAATGAAGATCAGCTTTCAGAAGAAGCTTTATTGGATACCGTTCAAAGACAAACATTAAAATATTTTTGGGATTATGCTGAACCCAATAGTGGAATGGCCAGAGAACGGTTTCATCCAGATGGCGAATATCCTAAAAATGATGCTCATGTGGTAACTACGGGTGGTTCAGGTTTTGGATTGATGGGAATAGTTGCAGGAATTGAAAGAGATTTTATTCCACGCGACTCTGCAGTTGCCAGGCTGGATAAAATTGCAGATTTTCTTAAAGCAACACCGCGATTTCATGGAGCATGGTCACACTGGATAAATGGAGAAACCGGAGATGTTCAGGCCTTCGGGGAAAAAGATAATGGCGGTGATATTGTAGAAACTTCCTTTCTGGCACAAGGATTTATTGTGGTGAGAGAATACCTTAAAAATGGTTCAGAAGCGGAAAAAGCAGTAGCGAATAAATATGATGAGCTCTGGAAAGGGATTGAGTGGGACTGGTACACGAATAATAAAGATGGTATCTACTGGCACTGGTCACCGGATTATGAATGGGAAATGGATTTTAAAATCGAAGGTTATAACGAATGTCTTATTACGTATGTAATGGCAGCCTCCTCCCCAGCTCATGTCATAGATCCAGAAGTTTATCACAATGGGTGGGCACGCAGCGGAAATATCACTACAGATGTGGAATCTTATGGTTTACCCTTAATATTGAAGCACAATACTCGTGGTGATAAAGGCGGCCCTTTATTCTGGGCCCATTATTCTTATTTAGGTCTGGATCCAAACGGACTTTCAGATAAATATGCAAATTATTGGGATCTGAATGTGAATCATACGCTAATCAACTATGAATATGCACAGGAAAACCCAAAGAATTTTAAAACTTATAGTCCGCAATCATGGGGTTTAACGGCTAGTTATACCCGGAATGAAAATGATGGAATTGGTTATACCGCCCATTCTCCAGATACAGACAAGGGAGTGGTTTCTCCAACGGCAGCAATTAGCTCTATTCCATATACTCCTGAAAAATCTTTAGCTGCAATGAGGTATTTCTATACAGATCTAAATGATCTTCTTTGGGGACCGGCAGGATTTTATGATGCGTTCAGTCTGGAAGGTGAAAAATGGGTTGCTCCAAAGTATCTTGCTATAGACCAGGGTCCAATGGTGGTGATGATAGAAAACTATCGATCCGGATTGATCTGGGATTTGTTTATGGGCGCTCCGGAGATACAAAATGGATTAAAAAATTTAGGTTTTACATATGAAAAATAG